The Mycobacterium riyadhense sequence AGCCGATAACGATGTCAGGTCGCTTGCGGGCGTCGTACTGGGCATTGTCGCCATCGTTATAGGCGCCGCGATTTCAATCTGGATGTTGTATGTGATGGTCAGTTACCAGGTGTGCATAGGAAATGCCACCGACCGCTATCAATATTCGCGGTGTTAGATCTCGAGAAACGCGCGCAGTAGCCGGTCGACCAGCCCGGCCGGGTCATCGGCACCGGGAATCGTGAGGGCGCTGAACGCATATCCGTTGAGTAGGCGGCTCAGCTCGTCCATTTGTTGGGCCGTTGGGGTGAAACCCGCCGCCTCGATGATGAGCGTGGCGGACTTCACGGCCGCGGCCTGCAGGTCCTTCAAGAACGGCAGCAGCTCGGGCCGCCGGGTGCCCTCCATGAATAGCTCGAACCGGGCCAACGTGAAACGACGAAACTGCTCATCAGGATCGGAGAGCATCCGCGTCATGAGCGCCTTGACGCCGTCGCGGCTGAGCGACCCTATCGCGGCCCGCAAGGCCTCGACGCGCTGCCAATGCAGATCGACGGTGCGGGCTGCCGTGGCTTCGAGCAAGGCCTGGCGTGTCCGGAAGTAGTTCGACGTAGTTCCTGGAGGCAGGCCCGCCCGGTCATCGACCTGGCGATGCGTCAGGCCCCCGATGCCCGTGTCGGCGAGTATGCCGATGGCGGCGTCGAGGATCTGGAGACGACGTTCGGGATTTGAGGGCATCAGTATTTGTAGCGC is a genomic window containing:
- a CDS encoding TetR/AcrR family transcriptional regulator, giving the protein MPSNPERRLQILDAAIGILADTGIGGLTHRQVDDRAGLPPGTTSNYFRTRQALLEATAARTVDLHWQRVEALRAAIGSLSRDGVKALMTRMLSDPDEQFRRFTLARFELFMEGTRRPELLPFLKDLQAAAVKSATLIIEAAGFTPTAQQMDELSRLLNGYAFSALTIPGADDPAGLVDRLLRAFLEI